The following are from one region of the Quercus robur chromosome 1, dhQueRobu3.1, whole genome shotgun sequence genome:
- the LOC126714164 gene encoding vicilin-like seed storage protein At2g28490 → MKKMGNKVALLALVLVLCYGLAMVVKGEGRKDWRREGEGEEEDWRREREKREEWSTEEGFLLQNSKRVVKTDAGEMEVVRSFVGKIVDRPLHIGFITMEPKTLFIPQYLDSSLVIFIRRGEAKIGLIYEDELGERWLKTGDVFYIPAGSAFYLVNTAEGQKLHIICSIDPSEGLGVGTFQSFFIGGGTYPQSVLAGFEPETLSRAFNVSYAELRDLFGLKRGPIIYLNDSHSSSPWPKIMQMKGHARLQHLKKLMDSHEEPAQKEEQTWSWRKLLNSMLGMETENKKRDDRGTSDKGNGKTPDSYNLYDRHPDFSNDYGWSVALDKHDYSPLKHSGIGIYLVNLTAGAMMAPHVNPTATEYGIVLRGSGTIQIVFPNGTNAMSSEIAEGDVFFVPRYFPFCQIASRSGPLEFFGFTTSAHRNRPQFLAGSNSLIRAMMGPELAASFGITLERLQDIDNAQPFGVILPPDTKTKRREEPLPPDTKTKRREDEHAREPKVIKSFWE, encoded by the exons ATGAAAAAAATGGGAAACAAAGTGGCCCTTTTGGCCTTAGTCCTTGTACTCTGCTATGGCTTGGCGATGGTCGTAA aaggagaaggaagaaaagactggaggagagagggagaaggagaagaagaagactggaggagagagagagaaaagagagaggagtgGAGTACAGAAGAGGGGTTTTTGTTGCAAAACTCAAAGCGTGTAGTGAAAACTGATGCAGGGGAGATGGAGGTGGTGAGGAGCTTTGTTGGGAAAATTGTGGATAGGCCTTTGCATATTGGGTTTATCACCATGGAGCCTAAGACCCTCTTCATCCCTCAGTATCTTGACTCTAGTTTGGTCATCTTCATCCGCAGAG GGGAAGCAAAGATTGGGTTGATATACGAAGATGAACTGGGGGAGAGGTGGTTGAAAACTGGGGATGTGTTCTATATTCCAGCTGGCTCTGCATTTTACTTGGTAAACACAGCGGAGGGGCAGAAGCTTCACATTATTTGCAGCATTGACCCTTCTGAGGGCTTGGGCGTGGGTACTTTCCAG TCTTTCTTCATTGGTGGAGGAACCTATCCACAATCTGTTCTTGCTGGATTTGAACCTGAAACACTTTCACGTGCATTTAAC GTATCATACGCAGAACTAAGAGACCTCTTCGGGCTAAAAAGGGGTCCCATCATATACCTGAACGATTCTCACTCATCAAGTCCATGGCCAAAAATCATGCAAATGAAAGGGCATGCCAGACTACAACACCTCAAGAAATTGATGGACTCCCATGAAGAACCTGCCCAAAAAGAAGAGCAAACTTGGTCATGGAGGAAGCTTTTGAATTCTATGTTGGGAATGGAAAccgaaaacaaaaaaagggacGACAGGGGAACAAGCGACAAGGGAAACGGCAAAACCCCAGACTCATACAACCTCTACGACAGACACCCTGACTTCAGCAACGACTATGGATGGAGCGTTGCTCTCGATAAACATGATTATAGCCCTCTCAAACACTCTGGCATTGGCATTTATCTTGTCAATCTCACTGCG GGAGCGATGATGGCACCGCATGTGAATCCAACTGCGACAGAGTATGGGATTGTGCTAAGAGGAAGTGGGACAATACAGATTGTGTTTCCAAACGGAACCAATGCTATGAGTTCTGAGATTGCAGAAGGGGATGTGTTTTTTGTGCCCAGATACTTCCCATTCTGCCAAATTGCATCAAGATCTGGTCCGCTTGAGTTCTTTGGGTTCACAACATCGGCACACAGGAACCGACCACAGTTCTTGGCTGGGTCCAACTCACTGATCCGGGCAATGATGGGCCCTGAGCTGGCGGCTTCATTCGGCATTACTTTAGAAAGGTTGCAAGACATAGATAATGCTCAGCCCTTCGGGGTTATACTACCTCCGGATACAAAGACTAAGAGAAGGGAGGAACCTCTACCTCCGGACACCAAGACTAAGAGAAGGGAAGATGAGCATGCGAGGGAGCCAAAGGTCATCAAGAGCTTTTGGGAATGA
- the LOC126733404 gene encoding protein disulfide-isomerase 5-1, giving the protein MKTKSPSVIHVSFIILILLLGLTIHSTAEVITLTVDTFSDKVKEKDTAWFVKFCVPWCKHCKNLGTLWDDLGKAVEGEDEIEIGEVDCGVSKAVCSKVDIHSYPTFKLFYEGEEVTRYGGSRDVESLKKFVIEEAEQAAAKAQLGSDKEL; this is encoded by the exons atgAAAACGAAATCTCCTTCAGTGATTCACGTTTCAtttattattcttattcttCTATTGGGTCTAACAATTCACTCCACCGCTGAAGTCATAACCCTAACCGTTGACACCTTCTCCGACAAG GTGAAGGAGAAGGACACGGCATGGTTTGTGAAATTCTGTGTTCCGTGGTGTAAGCATTG TAAGAACTTGGGGACGTTGTGGGATGACCTCGGGAAGGCGGTGGAAGGAGAGGATGAGATAGAGATTGGAGAGGTTGATTGCGGTGTGAGTAAAGCGGTGTGTTCCAAAGTTGATATTCATTCGTATCCCACATTTAAGCTCTTTTATGAAGGAGAAGAAGTTACTAGATATGGAG GATCAAGGGACGTCGAAtcacttaaaaaatttgttatagaaGAAGCTGAACAGGCAGCAGCAAAAGCACAACTAGGCAGTGATAAAGAATTGTGA